One genomic segment of Elgaria multicarinata webbii isolate HBS135686 ecotype San Diego chromosome 9, rElgMul1.1.pri, whole genome shotgun sequence includes these proteins:
- the ADSL gene encoding adenylosuccinate lyase: MATPALAGEEDAFGRYRSPLVSRYASPDMAFNFSERKKFGTWRQLWLYLAQAEKSLGLPITDEQIREMEANLDNIDFKMAAEEEKRLRHDVMAHVHTFAHCCPKAAGIIHLGATSCYVGDNTDLIVLRDGFNLLLPKLARVISRLADFAEKYADLPTLGFTHYQPAQLTTVGKRCCLWIQDLCMDLHNFERARDELRFRGVKGTTGTQASFLQLFEGDHDKVEELDRLVTAMAGFKRAYIVTGQTYSRKVDIEVLSVLASLGASIHKICTDIRLLANLKEIEEPFEKEQIGSSAMAYKRNPMRSERCCSLARHLMILVLDPLQTASVQWFERTLDDSANRRVCLAEAFLTADIILSTLQNISEGLVVYPKVIARRIQQELPFMSTENIIMAMVKAGGNRQDCHEKIRVLSQQAAAVVKQEGGDNDLIARIRADPYFSPIQGKLETLLEPTSFTGRASQQVARFLKEEVHPMLNLYQNKMGVKMELSL, translated from the exons ATGGCGACTCCGGCCCTCGCTGGCGAGGAAGATGCTTTCGGCCGCTACCGCTCCCCTCTCGTCTCGCGCTATGCCAGCCCAGACATGGCCTTTAACTTTAGCGAGAGGAAGAAGTTCGGTACCTGGCGGCAGCTCTGGCTTTACCTGGCCCAAGCTGAGAAG TCACTTGGCCTACCCATCACAGATGAACAAATAAGGGAAATGGAAGCTAATCTAGACAACATAGACTTCAAGATggcagcagaagaggaaaagagattgCGTCATGATGTAATGGCCCATGTACATACATTTGCCCACTGTTGTCCAAAGGCTGCAGGAATAATTCACCTTGGAGCGACTTCCTGCTATGTGGGGGATAATACG GATTTGATAGTTCTTCGGGATGGATTCAACTTGCTTCTCCCCAAG CTCGCCAGAGTGATCAGCCGCCTAGCAGACTTTGCTGAGAAGTATGCTGATTTGCCTACCTTGGGCTTCACTCATTATCA GCCTGCACAACTAACTACAGTAGGTAAACGATGTTGCCTGTGGATCCAGGATCTTTGCATGGACCTTCACAATTTTGAACGGGCGCGAGATGAATTGAGATTTCGTGGTGTGAAAGGCACCACTGGCACCCAGGCCAGCTTCTTGCAGCTCTTTGAAGGAGATCATGATAAA GTGGAGGAGCTGGACAGGCTGGTGACTGCAATGGCGGGATTTAAGCG GGCTTATATTGTCACAGGACAGACGTACAGTCGTAAAGTGGATATTGAAGTCTTGTCTGTTCTGGCAAGTCTAGGGGCGTCCATACATAAG aTATGTACTGATATTCGCCTTTTGGCCAACCTCAAAGAAATAGAGGAACCTTTTGAGAAAGAACAAATTG GTTCAAGTGCCATGGCTTATAAACGGAATCCCATGCGTTCAGAGCGTTGTTGCAGTTTAGCTCGCCACCTTATGATTCTGGTCCTGGATCCCCTTCAGACGGCTTCCGTGCAGTGGTTTGAGCGTACCTTGGATGATAGTGCAAACAG GCGTGTGTGTTTAGCTGAGGCCTTCCTCACTGCTGACATAATACTTAGCACCCTGCAAAATATCTCTGAAGGTCTTGTGGTATATCCCAAG gTAATTGCAAGGCGTATTCAACAGGAGTTGCCTTTCATGTCCACAGAAAACATTATAATGGCTATGGTGAAAGCTGGGGGCAATCGCCAG gattGTCATGAGAAAATACGGGTTCTGTCCcaacaagctgctgctgttgtgaagCAAGAAGGGGGTGATAATGATCTCATTGCACGTATTCGTGCTGATCCCTACTTCAGCCCTATCCAAGGGAAGCTGGAAACTCTCTTGGAGCCCACATCATTTACTGGACGTGCTTCTCAGCAG GTGGCAAGATTCCTGAAAGAAGAGGTCCACCCAATGCTGAACCTTTATCAAAACAAGATGGGTGTGAAAATGGAGCTTTCTCTTTGA